From Balaenoptera acutorostrata chromosome 8, mBalAcu1.1, whole genome shotgun sequence, the proteins below share one genomic window:
- the PRLH gene encoding prolactin-releasing peptide: MKAPGAWLLCLLLLGLAHQRSMELRTPDINPAWYTGRGIRPVGRFGRRRAALGDGPKPGLRRPPACFPLAGGAEPSQGG; the protein is encoded by the exons ATGAAGGCGCCGGGGGCCTGGCTCCTGTGCCTGCTGCTGCTGGGCCTGGCCCACCAGCGCTCCATGGAGCTCCGCA CCCCTGACATCAATCCTGCCTGGTACACGGGCCGTGGAATCCGGCCTGTGGGCCGCTTTGGCCGGAGGAGAGCAGCCCTGGGGGATGGACCAAAGCCTGGCCTCCGGCGCCCGCCCGCCTGCTTCCCCCTGGCAGGAGGCGCTGAGCCCTCCCAGGGTGGCTGA